A genomic segment from Nodularia sphaerocarpa UHCC 0038 encodes:
- a CDS encoding ligand-binding sensor domain-containing protein — protein MAVGTVLKGNVMVGLLRKRHKLLLTSIFLGLVALPSVGLVTMTNAAWAEEIGTNAPPQKTPDIDSSELTPAYPATPPPPRRDPLPDERTIQERSLEIDYRVNNLLGDFTGNLWVGSWRGLSRINPNTGAILARVSLPNVAIGALAEDKVGRLWVGTYEGLKRVDPRTSEITAQNLFLPSKRVLSLLVDKRGYLWAGTDNGLALISPDEGLIMTTLKNLPGVSANAMTLDAEGQLWVGTLDGLVRVNTASALIMKRIDQLPGSTVQTLAISPEGLIWAGMPNNLLVINPKTGAVLRSVTRLRGRNVTAVRFAQDGSVWVGTHDGLLRLNPYTGAVLDEVAGLPSSRVLTLAPDIGNKLWIGTREGLAWLTPTTGNAKPHLAFSRAVE, from the coding sequence ATGGCTGTGGGTACTGTCTTGAAAGGAAATGTCATGGTGGGATTACTTCGCAAACGTCATAAATTATTGCTTACTTCTATATTTCTGGGGTTGGTAGCTTTGCCAAGCGTTGGTCTTGTAACGATGACAAATGCGGCATGGGCTGAGGAAATTGGTACTAATGCACCGCCACAAAAAACTCCTGACATTGATTCATCTGAGTTAACTCCTGCTTATCCGGCTACTCCACCACCACCTAGAAGAGACCCTTTACCTGATGAACGAACAATCCAAGAGCGATCGCTCGAAATAGATTATCGTGTAAATAACCTGCTAGGAGATTTTACAGGTAATCTTTGGGTAGGTTCATGGCGGGGATTATCGCGGATTAACCCGAACACAGGCGCAATTTTAGCTCGTGTGAGTTTACCAAATGTAGCAATTGGTGCATTAGCAGAAGATAAAGTGGGTCGCTTATGGGTAGGGACTTATGAAGGACTGAAGCGAGTAGACCCCCGCACGAGTGAAATTACCGCCCAGAATTTATTTTTGCCTTCCAAGCGGGTTTTGTCATTATTGGTTGACAAGCGGGGCTATTTGTGGGCGGGAACCGATAATGGTTTGGCATTAATTAGCCCTGACGAGGGCTTAATTATGACAACATTAAAAAATTTGCCTGGTGTCAGCGCCAACGCCATGACTTTAGATGCTGAAGGACAACTGTGGGTTGGAACTTTGGATGGACTGGTGCGGGTAAATACTGCCAGTGCTTTAATTATGAAGCGGATTGACCAGTTACCTGGTTCAACGGTGCAAACCTTAGCTATTAGTCCAGAAGGTTTAATTTGGGCGGGAATGCCGAATAATTTACTCGTGATTAATCCTAAGACTGGTGCAGTTTTGCGGTCTGTAACTCGGCTGCGGGGGCGAAATGTCACAGCAGTGCGCTTTGCCCAAGATGGTAGTGTGTGGGTGGGAACTCACGATGGTTTGTTACGATTAAATCCATATACAGGAGCTGTCTTAGACGAAGTTGCGGGACTTCCTTCTAGTCGAGTTCTTACCCTTGCGCCGGACATCGGTAATAAATTATGGATTGGTACTCGTGAAGGTCTGGCTTGGTTAACGCCCACGACGGGTAATGCAAAACCTCATCTGGCTTTTAGTCGGGCGGTTGAATGA